One Theropithecus gelada isolate Dixy chromosome 20, Tgel_1.0, whole genome shotgun sequence DNA segment encodes these proteins:
- the SNRNP25 gene encoding U11/U12 small nuclear ribonucleoprotein 25 kDa protein, translating into MDVFQEGLAMVVQDPLLCDLPIQVTLEEVNSQIALEYGQAMTVRVCKMDGEVMPVVVVQSATVLDLKKAIQRYVQLKQEREGGIQHISWSYVWRTYHLTSAGEKLTEDKKKLRDYGIRNRDEVSFIKKLRQK; encoded by the exons ATGGACGTGTTCCAGGAGGGTCTGGCTATGGTGGTGCAGGACCCGCTGCTCTGCGATCTGCCGATCCAG GTTACTTTGGAAGAAGTCAACTCCCAAATAGCCCTAGAATATGGCCAGGCAATGACGGTCCGAGTGTGCAAGATGGATGGAGAAGTAATGC CTGTGGTTGTAGTGCAGAGTGCCACCGTCCTGGACCTGAAGAAGGCCATCCAGAGATACGTGCAGCTCAAGCAGGAGCGTGAAGGGGGCATTCAGCACATCAGCTG GTCTTATGTGTGGAGGACGTACCATCTGACCTCTGCAGGAGAGAAACTCACAGAAGATAAAAAGAAGCTCCGAGA ttATGGCATCCGGAATCGAGATGAGGTTTCCTTCATCAAAAAGCTGAGGCAAAAGTGA
- the POLR3K gene encoding DNA-directed RNA polymerase III subunit RPC10, with the protein MLLFCPGCGNGLIVEEGQRCHRFACNTCPYVHNITRKVTNRKYPKLKEVDDVLGGAAAWENVDSTAEPCPKCEHPRAYFMQLQTRSADEPMTTFYKCCNAQCGHRWRD; encoded by the exons ATGCTGCTGTTCTGCCCCGGCTGCGGGAACGGGCTGATCGTGGAGGAGGGACAACGCTGCCACCGCTTCGCCTGCAACACGTGCCCCTACGTGCACAACATCACCCGCAAG GTAACAAATCGGAAGTACCCAAAACTGAAAGAAGTGGATGATGTGCTTGGTGGAGCAGCTGCCTGGGAGAATGTTGACTCTACTGCAG AGCCGTGTCCCAAATGCGAACATCCTCGTGCTTACTTCATGCAGCTTCAGACCCGCTCTGCAGATGAGCCGATGACCACCTTCTACAAGTGCTGCAATGCTCAGTGTGGACACCGCTGGAGGGATTAG